One part of the Anaerolineales bacterium genome encodes these proteins:
- the paaA gene encoding 1,2-phenylacetyl-CoA epoxidase subunit A: MYGADVEQIAIQLNEDPQKLADFEARIARGEKIEPGDWMPAEYRRQLIRMISQHAHSEVVGMLPEGAWITKAPSLRRKLILLAKVQDEAGHGQYLYHAAETLGATREEMLDALLDGKAKYSSIFNYHTTTWADNGAIGWLVDGAAILNQTMLARCSYGPYSRAMVRICMEENFHRKQGQEMIILYSQGTPAQRAMVQDAITRWWWPTLMMFGPHDADSPNSGVLIRWGIKTRTNDELRQEFINQLVPDLQACGIVLPDPDLHYDEASKNWRTGPIDWDEFWAVLKGNGPANAERMAARRQAHADGQWVREAAAAYAAKSQIQ; this comes from the coding sequence ATGTACGGTGCAGATGTAGAGCAAATTGCCATCCAACTCAACGAAGATCCGCAGAAGTTGGCGGATTTTGAAGCGCGCATTGCCCGCGGCGAGAAGATCGAACCGGGCGATTGGATGCCGGCCGAATATCGTCGCCAGCTCATCCGCATGATCAGCCAGCATGCCCACAGCGAAGTGGTGGGCATGCTGCCCGAAGGCGCGTGGATCACCAAGGCGCCCTCGCTGCGCCGCAAACTGATCCTGCTGGCCAAGGTGCAAGATGAGGCCGGCCACGGCCAGTACCTGTACCACGCCGCCGAGACCCTGGGTGCGACGCGCGAGGAAATGCTCGACGCGCTGCTGGATGGCAAGGCTAAATATTCCAGCATCTTCAACTATCACACCACCACCTGGGCCGACAACGGCGCCATCGGATGGCTGGTGGATGGCGCCGCCATCCTCAACCAGACCATGCTGGCGCGCTGCTCCTACGGCCCGTACTCGCGCGCCATGGTGCGGATTTGTATGGAAGAGAACTTCCATCGCAAGCAGGGCCAGGAAATGATCATCCTGTATTCGCAGGGCACGCCGGCCCAGCGCGCCATGGTGCAGGACGCCATCACGCGCTGGTGGTGGCCCACGCTAATGATGTTTGGCCCGCATGATGCCGATAGCCCCAACAGCGGCGTCCTCATTCGCTGGGGCATCAAGACCCGCACCAACGACGAGCTGCGCCAGGAATTCATCAATCAACTCGTGCCTGACCTGCAGGCCTGTGGCATCGTTCTCCCTGACCCTGACCTGCACTACGACGAGGCGAGCAAGAATTGGCGCACCGGACCGATCGACTGGGACGAGTTCTGGGCGGTGCTCAAGGGCAACGGTCCGGCCAACGCCGAACGCATGGCAGCCCGCCGCCAGGCGCACGCCGACGGCCAGTGGGTGCGCGAGGCGGCCGCGGCCTATGCCGCCAAGAGCCAAATTCAATGA
- a CDS encoding orotidine 5'-phosphate decarboxylase codes for MAQRKLDHRQRYLQIAFNYDLAMAYSVIPRLPRSERILIEAGTPFIKREGMRGVRSIRSIWPGHLVADIKTSDGAAAEVDMVRDAGADAITVLGNAPTETLDLFAKQCDERGLISMVDLLGVDDPLVVLRPLHHVPDVVVLHKGRDEEKTRGKVIEYRHVTRIRSKYDVSIAAAGGVDLDQARSAIFNGANIVVVNLVNPGDPWQGISTSEDIGAMARKFLETIE; via the coding sequence TTGGCTCAGCGTAAGCTGGATCACCGCCAGCGCTATCTGCAGATCGCCTTCAACTATGATCTGGCGATGGCCTACAGCGTGATACCGCGCCTGCCCCGCAGCGAGCGCATCCTCATCGAGGCCGGCACGCCTTTCATCAAGCGTGAGGGCATGCGCGGCGTGCGTTCCATCCGCTCCATCTGGCCGGGCCACCTGGTGGCCGATATCAAGACCAGCGACGGCGCCGCCGCCGAGGTGGATATGGTGCGCGACGCCGGCGCCGACGCCATCACCGTCTTGGGCAACGCGCCCACTGAGACGCTGGACCTGTTCGCCAAACAGTGTGACGAGCGCGGCCTGATCTCCATGGTGGACTTGCTGGGCGTTGATGACCCGCTGGTAGTGCTGCGCCCGCTGCACCATGTGCCGGATGTGGTGGTGCTTCACAAGGGCCGTGACGAAGAGAAGACGCGCGGCAAAGTGATCGAGTATCGCCACGTGACCCGCATCCGCAGCAAGTACGATGTCAGTATTGCCGCCGCCGGCGGCGTGGATCTGGACCAGGCACGCAGCGCCATCTTCAATGGCGCCAACATTGTCGTGGTCAACCTGGTGAATCCAGGCGACCCCTGGCAAGGCATCTCCACCAGCGAGGATATTGGCGCCATGGCGCGTAAATTCCTCGAAACTATCGAATAG
- a CDS encoding slipin family protein encodes MLEFLFSSGACVLGIVLLFAFYIITRGIRLIYQYERGVVFTLGKYGGVREPGLTLILPIIQGLRKVDMRIKTADIPRQEVMTKDNIPMLVNAVVYFKVVDPEAVIIKIEDHVFAVRQYTQAALRDVIGNSEMDAVLTEREQIADSIKTIVDTETSGWGVDVESIKIQEVELPAEMKRAMAKQAEAERERRAMIIASQGELTASENLSKAAEVLAQSPGALHLRTLQTIRDIASDPSEKIVLFMPSDLGEVASKLASKK; translated from the coding sequence ATGCTCGAATTCCTTTTTAGCTCGGGTGCCTGCGTGCTGGGCATCGTGCTGCTGTTTGCTTTCTACATCATCACACGTGGCATCCGCCTCATCTACCAATATGAGCGTGGCGTTGTTTTCACCCTCGGTAAGTACGGCGGTGTGCGTGAGCCCGGTCTCACCCTGATCCTGCCCATCATCCAGGGTCTGCGCAAAGTGGACATGCGCATCAAGACGGCTGATATCCCCCGCCAGGAAGTGATGACCAAAGACAACATTCCCATGCTGGTCAATGCGGTGGTGTATTTCAAGGTCGTGGATCCCGAAGCGGTCATCATCAAGATCGAAGATCACGTCTTCGCCGTGCGCCAGTACACTCAGGCCGCCCTGCGTGATGTCATCGGTAACAGTGAAATGGACGCGGTGCTGACTGAGCGCGAGCAGATCGCAGACTCCATCAAGACCATCGTGGATACAGAAACGAGTGGTTGGGGTGTGGATGTGGAATCCATCAAGATCCAGGAAGTGGAACTACCCGCCGAGATGAAACGCGCCATGGCCAAGCAGGCTGAAGCCGAGCGTGAACGCCGCGCCATGATCATCGCTTCGCAAGGTGAGCTGACCGCCTCTGAGAACCTGAGCAAGGCCGCCGAAGTGCTGGCACAAAGCCCGGGCGCATTGCATCTGCGCACGCTGCAGACCATCCGTGATATTGCCTCAGACCCGTCTGAGAAGATCGTGTTGTTCATGCCCTCAGACCTGGGCGAGGTGGCCAGCAAGCTGGCCAGCAAGAAGTAA
- a CDS encoding enoyl-CoA hydratase/isomerase family protein, producing the protein MTRKFTGIPSKDFDFKAIQYEKKDGRATVTFNRPQVLNAVNHQVLTELNTAFKDASWDDSVAVLVLTGAGERAFCTGADLDEQKQFLERPRDYWKWMGDFIEVHERLRNLGKPALARLNGIVVGGGNEFNMSCDLAVAADDIYIRHVGTSHGSVPLAGATQFLPIIVGERRAREILFLNEEIPAAKAAEWGLVNWAVPRAELDAKVDEIVDKLKAKFPEKTRYTKQQLNFWRDLSWHTTIGHGRDWLAVHNTSPETWEGVQAFEQKRKPDYDEIRRRWAEDDAPEWLGGEKPKSE; encoded by the coding sequence GTGACCCGGAAATTCACTGGTATCCCCTCAAAAGACTTTGATTTCAAAGCTATTCAATACGAAAAGAAAGATGGCCGTGCCACGGTCACCTTCAACCGCCCGCAGGTGCTCAACGCGGTCAATCATCAGGTGCTGACCGAGCTCAATACGGCCTTCAAGGATGCCAGTTGGGACGACTCGGTGGCGGTGCTGGTGCTCACCGGGGCGGGGGAGCGTGCCTTTTGCACCGGCGCCGACCTGGACGAGCAGAAGCAGTTCCTGGAGCGCCCGCGTGACTATTGGAAATGGATGGGCGATTTTATTGAGGTGCATGAGCGGCTGCGCAACCTGGGCAAACCGGCCCTGGCGCGCCTGAACGGCATCGTGGTGGGCGGTGGCAACGAATTCAACATGAGCTGCGACCTGGCCGTGGCTGCCGATGACATATACATTCGCCATGTGGGCACCAGCCACGGCAGCGTGCCGCTGGCAGGTGCCACGCAGTTTCTCCCCATCATCGTGGGCGAGCGGAGGGCGCGCGAGATCCTATTCCTGAATGAAGAGATCCCGGCTGCCAAGGCGGCTGAGTGGGGCTTGGTGAATTGGGCTGTGCCGCGCGCCGAGCTGGACGCCAAGGTGGACGAGATCGTGGACAAGCTCAAGGCCAAGTTCCCCGAGAAGACCCGCTACACCAAGCAGCAGCTCAACTTCTGGCGAGACCTGAGCTGGCACACCACCATTGGTCACGGGCGTGACTGGCTAGCGGTGCACAACACCAGCCCGGAGACCTGGGAGGGTGTGCAGGCCTTCGAGCAGAAGCGCAAGCCGGACTACGACGAGATCCGCCGCCGTTGGGCGGAGGATGATGCGCCGGAATGGCTGGGTGGGGAGAAACCAAAAAGCGAATAG
- a CDS encoding aldehyde dehydrogenase family protein, translated as MTNLPDYNFQPATLKFLKDSPKKLFINNEWVAPQSGETFATRNPANAAVLAEVALANAADVDAAVAAAQAAFPAWAGMIAGERGALLFKLADLIDQHADVLAELETLDNGKPIRVARRGDLPYVTKHLRYQAGWADKIEGSTVPVTFADQFVYTRREPLGVVGAIIPWNFPLLMAIWKLGPALAAGNTLILKPAEQTPLTALYLAELVREAGFPPGVVNVLTGPGLPTGAAMAEHAHIAKLAFTGSTSVGARIMEAAAKSNLKRVSLELGGKSPNVIFADADMNAAIRGAQWAVFSTAGQECVAGTRLFVQRPVYEQVLEGLTANVGKMVVDHGFAEKVHVGPLISAEQLERVSGYIEEGKQAGAEILAGGERLGDGLKDGYFLKPTVFSYSDDSLRLVQEEIFGPVAAVTAFDDEDELIARSNATQFGLAAGVWTRDIGKAHRYAHAVQAGTVWINGYGMIDPAAPFGGYKMSGFGREMGKEAIDLYTQVKTVWVNTQ; from the coding sequence ATGACCAACCTCCCTGACTACAACTTCCAGCCTGCTACCCTCAAATTCCTCAAAGATTCGCCCAAGAAGCTCTTCATCAACAATGAATGGGTCGCCCCGCAGTCTGGCGAGACCTTTGCCACGCGCAACCCGGCCAATGCCGCCGTGCTGGCCGAGGTGGCGCTGGCCAACGCCGCCGATGTGGACGCGGCGGTGGCCGCCGCCCAAGCCGCCTTCCCGGCCTGGGCCGGCATGATCGCCGGCGAGCGCGGCGCGCTGCTGTTCAAGCTGGCCGATTTGATCGACCAGCATGCCGATGTGTTGGCTGAACTGGAAACGCTGGACAATGGCAAACCCATCCGCGTCGCCCGCCGCGGCGACCTGCCGTATGTCACCAAGCACCTGCGCTACCAGGCGGGCTGGGCCGACAAGATCGAAGGCAGCACCGTCCCGGTCACCTTCGCAGACCAATTCGTATATACCCGCCGCGAGCCGCTGGGCGTCGTTGGCGCCATCATCCCGTGGAACTTTCCGCTGCTCATGGCCATTTGGAAGCTCGGCCCGGCGCTGGCGGCCGGCAACACGCTGATCCTCAAGCCCGCCGAGCAGACCCCGCTGACCGCCCTCTACCTGGCCGAGCTTGTGCGCGAAGCGGGCTTCCCGCCGGGCGTAGTGAACGTGCTCACCGGCCCGGGTCTGCCCACTGGCGCCGCCATGGCGGAGCACGCCCACATCGCCAAGCTGGCCTTCACTGGCTCCACTTCGGTAGGGGCGCGCATCATGGAAGCCGCTGCCAAGAGCAACCTCAAGCGCGTTAGCCTGGAACTGGGCGGCAAGTCTCCCAACGTGATCTTTGCGGATGCCGACATGAACGCTGCCATCCGCGGCGCCCAGTGGGCTGTGTTCAGCACCGCCGGGCAAGAGTGTGTGGCCGGCACACGCCTATTTGTCCAGCGCCCGGTATATGAACAGGTGCTGGAGGGGCTGACCGCCAACGTCGGCAAGATGGTGGTGGATCACGGCTTCGCCGAGAAAGTGCATGTCGGCCCACTCATCAGCGCCGAGCAGCTGGAGCGCGTGTCTGGCTACATAGAAGAAGGCAAGCAAGCCGGCGCAGAAATTCTCGCCGGTGGCGAACGCTTGGGTGATGGCCTGAAGGATGGTTATTTCCTGAAACCGACTGTGTTCAGCTACTCAGATGACTCGCTGCGCCTGGTGCAAGAAGAGATCTTCGGCCCGGTGGCCGCTGTGACTGCATTTGACGATGAGGATGAACTGATCGCCCGCTCGAATGCCACCCAGTTCGGTCTGGCAGCTGGTGTGTGGACACGCGACATTGGCAAAGCCCACCGCTATGCGCACGCCGTGCAGGCTGGCACCGTGTGGATCAATGGCTACGGCATGATCGACCCGGCCGCGCCCTTCGGCGGCTACAAGATGTCTGGCTTCGGCCGCGAGATGGGTAAGGAAGCCATTGACCTGTACACGCAGGTTAAGACCGTGTGGGTCAATACCCAGTAA
- a CDS encoding DUF3592 domain-containing protein, whose product MNTLRNLGVLLLVNVFIALMVALTLWFGWRGVRLTTQGESTIGHVVEMEESSDGDGGCCVYSPIVEFSANGRPVRFESGNASSPPAYRIGQQVEVLYNPQDPDDASINSFYELWLVPAILAPVDVLLFVILNWVAIAKMRSGRPIFEDSD is encoded by the coding sequence ATGAACACTCTTCGCAATCTTGGGGTCTTGCTGCTGGTCAATGTATTCATTGCCCTCATGGTGGCGCTCACCCTATGGTTTGGCTGGCGCGGCGTGCGGCTTACCACTCAAGGCGAGAGCACCATCGGGCATGTTGTTGAAATGGAGGAGTCAAGCGACGGCGACGGCGGTTGCTGTGTCTATTCGCCCATCGTCGAGTTCAGCGCCAACGGACGCCCCGTACGCTTCGAGAGCGGCAACGCCAGCAGCCCACCAGCTTACCGCATCGGCCAGCAAGTAGAAGTGCTTTACAATCCGCAAGACCCTGACGACGCTTCGATCAATTCGTTCTACGAGTTGTGGCTGGTACCTGCCATCCTGGCTCCGGTGGATGTATTGCTCTTTGTGATCCTGAATTGGGTTGCCATCGCCAAGATGCGTAGCGGCCGGCCGATCTTTGAAGATTCAGACTAA
- a CDS encoding EthD family reductase, which yields MSKLIALYKQPEDPAAFDKAYFETHLPLIDKVPGLQSKQITRFTRTLVGDGYYLMVEMHFADVDALKAAMKSPEMAAAGENLDSFAKGLYSLAFAEAA from the coding sequence ATGTCCAAACTCATCGCCCTCTACAAACAACCCGAAGACCCTGCCGCATTCGACAAAGCCTATTTTGAAACTCACCTGCCGCTGATCGACAAAGTGCCCGGCTTGCAAAGCAAGCAGATCACACGCTTCACGCGCACGTTGGTGGGTGACGGCTACTACCTGATGGTCGAGATGCACTTTGCCGATGTGGATGCGCTCAAGGCCGCCATGAAGAGCCCTGAGATGGCCGCCGCCGGCGAGAACCTCGACTCATTCGCCAAGGGCCTCTACAGCTTGGCTTTTGCCGAAGCTGCCTAG
- the paaJ gene encoding phenylacetate-CoA oxygenase subunit PaaJ, with amino-acid sequence MMQVSVRTSEDEIWAALAELPDPEMPVVNLVELGIVRAAAWHGETLAVTITPTFAACPAYEVIGSSIRQRLQAAGVAQVEVRVQHSPAWTTEWMTAAARSKLQAAGLAPPPRHEGNLIQVLMEPVACPRCGSHNTTLQNNFGTTPCRMIYTCVDCKEPFEMFKPL; translated from the coding sequence ATGATGCAGGTTTCCGTGCGCACCTCTGAAGACGAAATCTGGGCCGCACTGGCTGAGCTGCCCGACCCGGAAATGCCGGTCGTGAATCTGGTCGAGCTAGGCATTGTGCGCGCCGCCGCCTGGCATGGCGAGACGCTGGCCGTCACCATCACGCCCACCTTCGCCGCCTGCCCAGCCTACGAGGTCATCGGCAGCAGCATCCGCCAGCGGTTGCAGGCCGCCGGGGTAGCGCAGGTCGAAGTGCGCGTGCAGCACAGCCCGGCCTGGACCACCGAGTGGATGACCGCCGCGGCCCGCAGCAAGTTGCAGGCCGCTGGCCTGGCCCCGCCGCCGCGCCACGAGGGCAACCTGATCCAAGTGCTCATGGAGCCGGTGGCCTGCCCGCGTTGCGGCTCACACAACACCACTTTGCAGAACAACTTTGGCACCACGCCTTGCCGCATGATCTACACCTGCGTGGATTGCAAGGAGCCGTTTGAGATGTTCAAGCCCCTGTAA
- a CDS encoding RidA family protein: MPHESIHPPELFDARRSGFAQVVVAEGRRTVYLSGQVAWGPERTIVGVGDFPAQVDEAFKNVARAMQTAGGTLADVVSLRIYVMQSHMTQNAAVRDALLKYFPGEHSPASTWIGVAGLAHPDFLVEIEAIAVLD; encoded by the coding sequence ATGCCACACGAGAGCATCCACCCGCCCGAGCTGTTCGATGCACGCCGCTCTGGCTTTGCCCAGGTCGTGGTGGCCGAAGGCAGGCGCACCGTCTATCTCTCCGGCCAGGTGGCTTGGGGGCCGGAGCGCACCATCGTCGGTGTGGGCGATTTCCCCGCCCAGGTAGACGAAGCCTTCAAGAATGTGGCACGTGCCATGCAGACGGCAGGCGGCACGCTGGCCGATGTGGTCTCGTTGCGGATCTATGTCATGCAGTCTCATATGACCCAGAACGCCGCCGTGCGTGATGCGCTGCTCAAATACTTCCCCGGCGAGCACTCACCCGCTAGCACCTGGATCGGTGTGGCGGGTCTGGCGCACCCCGACTTTCTCGTTGAGATAGAAGCGATAGCGGTCTTGGATTAG
- the paaC gene encoding phenylacetate-CoA oxygenase subunit PaaC, with the protein MQRAHQYALSGYLIAMADDELILGHRDSEWTGHAPILEEDIAFANLALDEIGHAKLWYELAADLLGEDQTIYPDRLVYFRDATQFRNLQMVELPKGDWALSTLRQYLFDSLEALRLEVLKHSRYTPLAEIAARIRTEELYHLRHSRAWVLRLGLGTEESHSRMQAALDALWPYAQQLAERLPGERDLHAAGIVPSSAALFDRWHIDAVEFLTKAGLQVNFQQFLAPSRREHTEHLPALLADLQSVARLDPEATW; encoded by the coding sequence ATGCAACGAGCTCACCAGTATGCTCTCAGCGGATACCTTATCGCGATGGCTGACGATGAGCTCATCCTTGGCCACCGAGATTCGGAGTGGACGGGGCACGCGCCCATCCTCGAAGAGGACATCGCCTTCGCCAACCTCGCCCTCGATGAGATTGGCCACGCCAAGCTCTGGTATGAGTTGGCAGCTGACCTGCTGGGTGAAGACCAAACCATTTATCCTGACCGGCTCGTGTATTTCCGAGACGCGACCCAATTCCGCAATCTGCAGATGGTCGAGCTGCCCAAAGGCGATTGGGCACTTAGCACCTTGCGCCAATACTTGTTTGACAGCTTGGAAGCCCTTCGACTGGAAGTGTTGAAGCACAGCCGCTATACCCCATTGGCAGAGATCGCGGCGCGCATCCGCACTGAGGAGCTCTACCACCTGCGCCATTCGCGGGCCTGGGTGCTGCGTCTGGGCCTGGGCACAGAAGAGAGCCACAGCCGTATGCAGGCCGCCCTCGACGCGCTGTGGCCTTATGCGCAGCAGCTCGCCGAGCGACTGCCTGGCGAACGCGATCTACATGCGGCCGGCATTGTGCCCAGCAGCGCAGCCTTGTTTGACCGCTGGCACATTGACGCTGTCGAGTTCCTCACAAAGGCTGGTTTGCAGGTCAATTTTCAACAATTTTTGGCTCCGTCACGTCGCGAGCATACTGAGCACTTGCCCGCGCTATTGGCTGACCTGCAATCGGTTGCTCGCCTCGACCCTGAGGCGACGTGGTGA
- a CDS encoding DUF2236 domain-containing protein, with amino-acid sequence MRSIAKHREYLRQQAAQLPNPAAGFFGPGSMAWQLNREALLGLVVLRALFLQVARPKVAKGVAEHSDFRRRPFARALATLRAQQTIVFGTAEQASEALLRIYARHTAVRGTGYEANDPSLLFWVYATLIDSMFFAYRTFLPDLTPRQWAAFYEEGKLFGRLIGIPSEQVPLTKADFDAWMATALQDGGEIQVSLDGYAIGQSLLRMPVALFKPLTAFVAAGTLPPRLRAEFGLGWGAGRQRVFNLLAGGLRRLLPYTPDVLHVAPAYWLALRRANQAQ; translated from the coding sequence ATGCGCTCCATAGCAAAGCATCGCGAATATCTGCGCCAACAGGCCGCCCAGCTGCCCAATCCGGCCGCCGGCTTCTTCGGCCCCGGCAGTATGGCCTGGCAGCTCAACCGCGAGGCGCTACTGGGCCTGGTGGTCTTGCGCGCCCTGTTCCTGCAGGTAGCGCGCCCCAAGGTGGCTAAGGGTGTCGCCGAGCACAGTGACTTCCGCCGCCGCCCGTTTGCCCGCGCTCTTGCCACCCTGCGTGCCCAGCAAACCATCGTCTTTGGTACGGCCGAGCAGGCCAGCGAGGCACTGCTGCGCATCTACGCCCGCCACACCGCCGTGCGCGGCACAGGCTATGAGGCCAACGATCCCTCGCTATTGTTCTGGGTATACGCCACCCTGATCGATTCCATGTTCTTCGCCTATCGCACCTTCCTGCCAGATCTCACGCCGCGCCAATGGGCCGCTTTCTACGAAGAAGGCAAGCTCTTCGGTCGTCTGATCGGCATCCCAAGCGAGCAGGTGCCGCTCACCAAAGCTGATTTTGACGCCTGGATGGCCACTGCTCTGCAAGATGGTGGTGAAATTCAGGTGTCTTTGGACGGCTATGCGATCGGGCAGTCGCTGCTGCGCATGCCGGTGGCCCTGTTCAAGCCGCTCACTGCCTTTGTCGCCGCCGGCACGCTGCCGCCGCGGTTGCGCGCCGAGTTTGGGCTGGGGTGGGGCGCCGGCCGCCAGCGTGTCTTCAATCTGTTGGCAGGCGGGCTGCGCCGCCTGCTTCCCTATACCCCAGACGTCTTGCATGTGGCCCCGGCCTATTGGCTCGCGCTGCGCCGTGCCAATCAGGCACAGTGA